In a single window of the Etheostoma spectabile isolate EspeVRDwgs_2016 chromosome 3, UIUC_Espe_1.0, whole genome shotgun sequence genome:
- the zpld1b gene encoding zona pellucida-like domain-containing protein 1, which translates to MTAGKPLSGAEMTRMCFVFLLMSNAASVSTQFNGYNCDASYHSRFPGERDISVYCGVQTITLKINFCPVLFSGYTDADLALNGRHSDAQCRGFINNNTFPTAVLFSISLSTLEACGNSLVVSTAYGANAYGNMSLVQIGNVSGYIDTPDPPAVISYLPGLLYKFSCSYPLEYLVNNSQLASSSAAVSVKDSNGTFVSTLNMILYNDSTYNQPLSIPMAGLALKTRVFAAVKATNLDKRWNILMDYCYTTPSGNPNDELRYDLFFGCYKDPQTTVFENGKSQMGRFSFEVFRFVKHRHQKMSTVFLHCVTKLCRADDCIMLMPICGRRRRRGEEDGVGPPPAASGNAVITAGPIITRSDETPVNNSQLASGDPSPPINPVTSGLISGVVLLGGVSTAFFLLSLRLLQKSRLPTTTASGGWNPTFK; encoded by the exons ATGACAGCGGGCAAACCACTCTCAGGTGCTGAAATGACCCGAATGTGCTTTGTCTTTCTGCTGATGAGTAACGCCGCTTCGGTCTCCACGCAGTTTAATGGATACAACTGTGACGCCAGCTACCACAGCAGGTTTCCTG GAGAGCGGGACATCAGTGTGTACTGCGGAGTTCAGACCATCACCTTGAAGATAAACTTCTGCCCCGTGCTCTTCTCCGGCTACACTGACGCAGATTTGGCCCTGAACGGTCGCCACAGTGACGCACAGTGCCGTGGCTTCATCAACAACAACACCTTCCCCACGGCGGTGCTGTTCAGCATCAGTCTCAGCACTCTGGAGGCCTGCGGTAACAGCCTGGTG GTCAGCACAGCCTACGGGGCCAATGCATATGGGAACATGTCCCTGGTACAAATTGGGAATGTCTCGGGCTATATCGACACCCCTGATCCGCCAGCTGTAATCAGCTACCTTCCCGGTTTGTTGTATAAATTCAGCTGCAGCTACCCGCTTGAGTACCTGGTCAATAACTCCCAGCTGGCATC CTCCTCGGCTGCTGTGTCTGTCAAGGACAGCAACGGCACATTTGTGAGCACATTGAACATGATCCTATACAAC GATTCAACATACAATCAACCTCTCTCTATTCCAATGGCTGGACTGGCTCTGAAAACCAGAGTATTTGCGGCTGTGAAAGCCACAAACTTAGACAAACG GTGGAACATCTTGATGGACTACTGTTACACAACCCCCTCAGGGAATCCTAATGATGAACTCCGCTATGACCTTTTCTTTGG CTGCTACAAAGACCCACAGACGACAGTTTTCGAGAATGGGAAGAGTCAGATGGGGCGTTTCTCCTTTGAGGTTTTCCGTTTTGTCAAACACAGACACCAGAAGATGTCGACTGTGTTCCTGCACTGCGTCACCAAGCTTTGCCGGGCAGACGACTGCATCATGCTCATGCCT ATTTGTGGGCGACGGCGCAGGCGGGGTGAAGAGGACGGTGTTGGTCCCCCACCAGCTGCATCTGGGAACGCCGTCATCACCGCTGGACCAATCATCACCAGGAGTG ATGAAACTCCTGTCAACAACTCCCAACTTG CATCTGGTGACCCCTCCCCGCCTATAAACCCGGTGACCAGTGGTCTGATCTCAGGCGTGGTCCTACTGGGCGGGGTCAGTACGGCCTTCTTCCTGCTGTCACTTCGCCTCCTGCAGAAGTCCCGCCTCCCAACAACCACAGCCTCAGGTGGATGGAACCCCACCTTTAAATGA